From a region of the Desulfobacterales bacterium genome:
- the fabG gene encoding 3-oxoacyl-[acyl-carrier-protein] reductase — translation MPEDGKRTIVITGGSRGIGRAICLAMAQPESRIYFNFYPEDPAAADTEKEIAALGSEVKSACVNVVSEKEVSEFLDNIIKETGRIDVLVNNAGITRDSLLVRMKEADWDAVLNVNLKGAFHCTRIAAKQMMKQRSGCIINIASIVGVTGNAGQANYVVSKAGIIGLTKTAAKELAPRGITVNAVAPGFIETDMTDALPENIKNAMLGQIPLGRAGKPEDVADMVAFLASEQAAYITGQVIHVSGGMYI, via the coding sequence ATGCCGGAAGATGGCAAACGTACGATTGTAATAACAGGCGGATCCAGGGGGATCGGACGCGCGATATGTCTTGCAATGGCGCAGCCGGAAAGCCGGATATATTTTAATTTTTATCCGGAAGATCCTGCTGCCGCAGATACCGAAAAAGAGATTGCCGCGCTGGGAAGCGAAGTTAAAAGCGCCTGTGTCAATGTGGTTTCGGAAAAGGAAGTTTCGGAATTCCTGGACAACATCATCAAAGAAACCGGGCGGATTGATGTGCTGGTCAACAATGCCGGCATTACCCGGGACAGTCTTCTGGTCCGGATGAAGGAAGCAGACTGGGATGCGGTCTTGAATGTGAATCTGAAAGGCGCATTTCACTGTACCCGGATAGCGGCCAAACAGATGATGAAGCAGCGTTCCGGCTGTATCATTAATATTGCGTCCATCGTCGGCGTCACCGGCAATGCCGGGCAGGCGAATTATGTGGTGTCCAAGGCCGGGATCATCGGGCTGACAAAGACGGCCGCAAAGGAGCTGGCGCCCCGGGGAATTACGGTCAATGCAGTCGCCCCCGGGTTTATTGAAACCGACATGACGGACGCACTGCCGGAAAACATTAAGAATGCCATGCTCGGCCAGATTCCACTGGGCCGGGCGGGGAAGCCGGAAGATGTGGCCGATATGGTTGCATTTCTGGCGTCGGAACAAGCGGCCTATATCACGGGTCAGGTAATTCACGTAAGTGGCGGAATGTACATCTAA
- a CDS encoding AAA family ATPase, whose translation MSEKIIALARQYPVVALTGPRQSGKTTLVREVFPNRAYVNLEDPDTREFAVSDPRRFLESHPEGAILDEVQRVPELFSYIQTRVDASSREGLYILTGSFNFSLMEGISQSLAGRVAILNLLPFSYEELDQADQVSQPLESLLFAGGYPRIYDKQLSP comes from the coding sequence ATGTCAGAGAAAATAATTGCGTTAGCCCGTCAGTATCCTGTGGTCGCCCTTACCGGACCACGCCAATCCGGTAAAACAACGTTGGTACGGGAAGTTTTTCCCAATCGAGCGTATGTCAACCTGGAAGATCCGGATACGCGGGAATTTGCTGTCTCCGACCCCCGTCGATTTCTGGAGTCTCATCCTGAAGGAGCCATACTGGATGAAGTCCAGCGCGTACCTGAGCTTTTCTCTTACATTCAGACTCGGGTAGATGCATCCAGCAGGGAAGGGCTTTATATTTTGACCGGATCCTTTAACTTTAGTCTAATGGAAGGCATCAGCCAGTCACTGGCCGGCCGGGTTGCCATCTTGAATTTGCTTCCCTTTTCTTATGAAGAACTCGATCAAGCCGATCAAGTGTCCCAGCCTTTGGAATCCCTTCTTTTTGCAGGCGGATATCCGCGGATCTATGACAAGCAACTTTCGCCG
- the acpP gene encoding acyl carrier protein, with protein MSVEDKVKKIIAEKLSVELEEVVPEASFVDDLGADSLDLVELIMSMEEEFDIDISDEDAEKLVTVKDAIDYINSH; from the coding sequence ATGTCCGTAGAGGATAAAGTAAAAAAAATAATTGCAGAGAAGCTCAGTGTTGAATTGGAAGAGGTGGTTCCGGAAGCATCTTTTGTGGATGATCTGGGGGCAGATTCGCTGGACCTGGTGGAACTGATCATGTCGATGGAAGAAGAATTTGATATCGATATTTCCGATGAGGATGCAGAGAAACTGGTAACGGTCAAAGATGCCATTGATTACATTAACTCGCATTAA
- the fabF gene encoding beta-ketoacyl-ACP synthase II, which yields MDRRVVITGVGLVTPLGIGVNETWTAICAGKSGIGEITRFDTAQYDTKIAGEIKNFNPEDFLPKKEARRMQPFISYAIAAARMALDDSGLVIDSRNADQVGVITGCGLGGLSWLEEHSVLIHEKGPKKVSPFFIPLMIGNMAPGMISIQFGAKGPNVSIATACAAGAHAVGDAYSIIQRGGAEAMIAGGVESVITPTCVAGFNAMKALSTRNGDPQKASRPFDRDRDGFVVGEGCGIVILETLEGALERGAHIYAEMIGYGMSGDGHHITAPSPDGEGAARCMQAALRSAGISYDKVEYINAHGTSTQMNDLFETRAVKTVFKEKAKSIPISSTKSMTGHLLGGAGGVETVFTALTIHDGVIPPTINLDHPGEECDLDYVPHTARKQEVKVAMTNSFGFGGTNASLILSKYFQ from the coding sequence TTGGACAGACGGGTTGTTATAACAGGGGTGGGACTGGTAACCCCTTTGGGGATCGGCGTTAATGAGACCTGGACGGCAATTTGTGCCGGCAAATCAGGTATCGGTGAAATTACCCGGTTTGATACCGCTCAGTATGATACCAAAATTGCCGGAGAGATAAAAAATTTTAATCCGGAAGATTTTTTGCCGAAAAAAGAGGCCCGGCGCATGCAGCCGTTCATTTCCTACGCCATTGCCGCAGCGCGGATGGCCCTGGATGATTCCGGCCTCGTGATCGACAGCCGCAACGCGGATCAGGTCGGCGTCATTACCGGATGCGGCCTGGGCGGACTTTCCTGGCTGGAAGAGCACAGTGTTCTCATCCATGAAAAAGGACCCAAAAAAGTCAGTCCGTTTTTTATTCCCCTGATGATCGGCAATATGGCTCCGGGCATGATCTCCATCCAGTTCGGCGCCAAGGGTCCCAATGTTTCCATTGCCACGGCCTGCGCAGCCGGCGCGCATGCCGTGGGCGATGCTTACAGCATTATTCAAAGGGGCGGGGCCGAGGCGATGATCGCCGGTGGGGTGGAATCCGTGATTACACCCACTTGCGTTGCCGGGTTCAATGCCATGAAGGCCCTGTCGACCCGCAACGGAGATCCCCAAAAAGCGTCCCGCCCCTTTGACCGGGATCGGGATGGTTTTGTGGTGGGGGAAGGCTGCGGCATTGTGATTTTAGAGACCCTTGAAGGTGCGCTGGAAAGGGGGGCTCATATCTATGCCGAGATGATCGGATATGGAATGAGCGGAGACGGGCATCATATCACGGCGCCGTCGCCGGACGGCGAAGGTGCGGCCCGGTGCATGCAGGCGGCGCTTCGCAGCGCCGGAATCAGTTATGATAAGGTTGAGTACATCAACGCCCACGGCACCTCGACCCAGATGAACGACCTTTTTGAAACCCGGGCGGTAAAGACCGTATTCAAGGAAAAAGCCAAGTCCATACCCATCAGCTCTACTAAATCCATGACCGGGCATCTGCTGGGGGGCGCCGGCGGAGTGGAAACCGTTTTCACAGCCCTGACGATTCATGACGGTGTGATTCCCCCGACCATAAACCTGGATCACCCCGGCGAAGAATGTGACCTGGATTATGTTCCCCATACAGCCCGCAAACAGGAAGTCAAAGTTGCCATGACCAATTCTTTTGGTTTCGGCGGAACCAATGCGTCACTCATTCTAAGCAAGTATTTTCAATAA